A single window of Rana temporaria chromosome 1, aRanTem1.1, whole genome shotgun sequence DNA harbors:
- the MFSD8 gene encoding major facilitator superfamily domain-containing protein 8, with protein sequence MASVSEDEECSPLLQSSAPDPGIVIETQDQNKSRWWSIRVMYLTMFLSSVGFSIVMTSIWPYLKKIDSSADASFLGWVIASYSLGQMIASPLFGLWSNHRPRREPLVVSISILVAASCLYAYVHVPASHNKYYMLAARALVGFGSGNVAVVRSYVAGATSISERTGAMANISAFQALGFILGPAFQAAFTLIGEQGVTFAAIDLQLNMYTTPSLMGAFLGIVNIILIFIIFREHRVDDLGRHMGNINYEPEELNSQEESEEVIDRVAVVSSNVLFFVTLFVFAIFETIATPLTMDMFAWSRTQAVFYNGIILAAIGVESVFVFITVKLLSKKTGDRIWLVAGLAVIWAGFFVLLPWGNQYPKIQWADIENTTIHNSSSWDLSFVMSSNHTSEPTGCPATQSWCFYTPVIHLAQYLTSNILIGFGYPVCNVMTYTLYSKIIGPKPQGLYMGWLTAAGSAARTLGPVFVSETYTHLGPRWTYSLICGIVTISLLHLAAVYKRLIAFSVRYGKL encoded by the exons CATTGTCATTGAAACTCAAGATCAGAACAAAAGCAGATGGTGGTCCATCAGGGTCATGTACCTTACCATGTTTCTCAGCAGTGTAG gcttttctATTGTGATGACCTCAATTTGGCCATATCTGAAAAAG ATTGACTCAAGTGCTGATGCAAGTTTCCTTGGCTGGGTGATCGCTTCATACAGTTTGGGTCAGATGATTGCCTCACCCTTGTTTGGTTTGTGGTCTAATCATAGGCCACGAAGAGAGCCTCTAGTTGTCTCCATCTCCATACTGGTGGCAGCCAGCTGTCTTTATGCCTATGTACATGTTCCTGCCAGTCACAACAAGTATTACATGCTTGCCGCCCGTGCCCTGGTTGGCTTCGGATCAG GCAACGTTGCTGTTGTTAGATCGTATGTTGCTGGTGCAACTTCCATTTCTGAAAGGACGGGTGCAATGGCAAACATAAGTGCATTCCAAGCTCTAGGATTTATCTTGGGCCCTG CATTCCAGGCTGCCTTTACTCTGATTGGAGAACAGGGTGTAACCTTCGCTGCTATTGATCTCCAGCTGAACATGTACACCACCCCATCGCTCATGGGGGCGTTCCTTGGCATTGTGAACATCATTCTGATCTTTATTATATTCAG AGAACACAGAGTGGATGACCTGGGAAGGCACATGGGAAATATAAACTATGAGCCTGAAG AGTTGAATTCACAGGAAGAAAGTGAAGAGGTCATTGATCGAGTGGCAGTTGTCTCATCAAATGTTTTGTTCTTTGTAACTTTGTTTGTATTTGCTATTTTTGAAAC AATTGCAACCCCACTAACGATGGACATGTTTGCATGGAGCAGAACACAGGCAGTGTTTTATAATGGAATTATCTTGGCTGCTATTGGTGTGGAATCAGTGTTTGTATTCATTACAGTTAAATTGCTTTCTAAAAA GACTGGAGATCGTATTTGGCTTGTCGCTGGACTGGCTGTTATTTGGGCCGGGTTCTTTGTCTTGTTGCCTTGGGGAAACCAATACCCAAAGATACAGTGGGCAG ACATTGAAAACACAACCATTCATAACTCAAGCTCCTGGGATTTAAGTTTTGTGATGTCCAGCAATCATACTTCAGAGCCAACTGGTTGTCCTGCAACTCAGTCCTGGTGCTTTTACACACCTGTAATCCACCTTGCGCAGTATCTTACATCTAATATTTTGATTGGTTTTGGCTATCCGGTCTGTAATGTCATGACTTACACCTTGTACTCAAAAATCATAGGCCCCAAACCACAG ggTTTATATATGGGCTGGTTGACTGCAGCTGGCAGTGCCGCTCGGACCTTAGGACCAGTATTTGTCAGTGAGACCTACACACACCTTGGACCTCGATGGACCTACAGTCTAATATGTGGAATAGTGACAATATCTCTGCTACACTTGGCAGCAGTTTACAAAAGACTTATTGCTTTTTCTGTTCGATACGGAAAACTCTAG